One segment of Primulina tabacum isolate GXHZ01 chromosome 6, ASM2559414v2, whole genome shotgun sequence DNA contains the following:
- the LOC142550258 gene encoding LOW QUALITY PROTEIN: transcription factor DIVARICATA-like (The sequence of the model RefSeq protein was modified relative to this genomic sequence to represent the inferred CDS: substituted 3 bases at 3 genomic stop codons) has protein sequence MEFPDFPLEIHEPLYDLLSPPVHSESAAIKKKADWSSEENKMFENALAEVDPTSPTFFEDIGSKNPRMMIKEIKDHYLALIVDVEMIECGEIPIPNYRSNGDYEGSXXXLLEGKTYRNGDDEGEHLCSYKTRQSRQKGVPWTEEEHQLCLMGLHRYGEGDWRSISRYYVITKTPTQVASHAQKYFKRLTSTTPIDRRRPSIHDIKTVNPTTFTVPQIKRTDQGGNNVCLSKIQENPLILLHNFSADSSSHAHNIYPSLNLHNYISNGDG, from the exons ATGGAATTCCCTGATTTTCCTTTAGAGATACATGAACCTTTGTATGATCTCCTGTCGCCCCCGGTTCATAGTGAATCGGCGGCAATAAAAAAGAAAGCCGACTGGAGTTCTGAAGAGAATAAAATGTTTGAGAATGCTTTGGCAGAAGTTGATCCAACTTCTCCAACTTTCTTTGAAGATATTGGATCAAAGAATCCTCGAATGATGATAAAAGAGATCAAGGATCATTATCTGGCATTGATTGTAGATGTAGAGATGATTGAATGTGGTGAAATTCCCATTCCCAATTACAGAAGTAATGGTGATTACGAGGGATCATGATAGTAATTATTGGAAGGCAAAACATATCGAAATGGAGATGACGAAGGAGAACATCTCTG CAGCTATAAAACGAGACAGTCGCGCCAAAAGGGAGTTCCCTGGACTGAAGAAGAACACCA GCTATGTCTTATGGGACTCCACAGATATGGAGAAGGAGACTGGAGGAGCATATCAAGATACTACGTGATTACCAAAACCCCAACCCAAGTAGCAAGCCATGCTCAAAAGTATTTCAAACGCCTAACGAGCACCACTCCAATCGACCGGCGTCGCCCCAGCATTCACGACATTAAAACCGTAAATCCTACTACATTCACAGTTCCCCAAATCAAGCGAACTGATCAAGGTGGCAACAATGTCTGTTTAAGCAAGATTCAAGAAAATCCTTTGATCTTGCTGCATAATTTCTCAGCTGATTCTTCTAGCCATGCCCATAACATTTATCCATCCCTTAACCTTCACAATTACATTTCTAATGGTGATGGATAA
- the LOC142549433 gene encoding plant intracellular Ras-group-related LRR protein 4-like isoform X1, translating to MTLGPPTTTVDDVVEEIMRIHRSLPARPAIEEVEAARTLIQNVEREDQLRLEGIAKQIKGKDVPQELFDILLEMQRNMVHFQSKDIKREALKLLDLEGVHLFFGDLIQRATKCLPMSSGSQSRDLSDVSLATTSSFFTNSLNSPLTTVTSPSSSSFYNEKESVKASEVLFAKDDSYLNKPITAFHVSGSEGIVPRNRAVDVLNVPQHVDSTLKQGQEGEKLSLIKLASFIQVSAKKGTRELILQGKLSDQVEWLPDSIGKLSNLITLDLSENRIAGLPESIGGLSSLKTLDLHGNRISEIPGSIGDLLSLVNLDLRGNQLKSLPLTITRLVRLQDLDLSSNAISVLPDTIGSLVSLKKLNVETNDIEEIPHTIGQCTSLVELHADYNRLKALPEAVGRIETLEILTLRYNNIKQLPTTMASLSSLRELNASFNELEYVPESLCLATTLVRLNISNNFADLQSLPRSIGNLEMLEELDMSNNQIRVLPDSFRMLSQLRVLKVEGNPLLEPPRKVIEEGAQAVVQYMANLYAQKDVKSQPAKQKKLWAQLCFFSTSNKRKRDGVGYAKA from the exons ATGACGTTGGGCCCGCCCACGACAACAGTAGACGACGTGGTGGAAGAGATAATGAGAATCCATAGATCATTACCGGCCCGGCCCGCAATAGAAGAGGTTGAAGCAGCTAGAACTTTGATTCAGAATGTGGAGAGGGAAGATCAGTTGAGATTGGAGGGTATTGCGAAGCAAATCAAAGGAAAAGACGTCCCACAAGAATTGTTCGATATCTTGCTGGAGATGCAGCGAAATATGGTCCATTTCCAGAGCAAGGACATTAAGAGGGAGGCTCTGAAACTGTTGGATCTGGAGGGCGTACACTTATTTTTTGGTGATTTGATTCAGAGAGCTACCAAATGCTTGCCTATGAGTTCAGGTTCTCAATCGAGAGATTTGAGCGATGTGTCCTTGGCTACCACTTCTTCTTTCTTCACCAACAGTTTGAATTCTCCATTGACAACGGTCACTTCACCGTCTTCTTCGAGTTTCTATAATGAGAAGGAGAGCGTGAAGGCTTCGGAGGTGTTGTTTGCTAAAGATGATAGTTATTTGAACAAGCCGATCACGGCCTTTCATGTAAGTGGAAGTGAGGGAATTGTGCCCAGGAATCGAGCTGTAGATGTATTGAATGTGCCACAACATGTAGATTCCACTCTGAAACAAG GACAAGAGGGGGAAAAACTCAGTCTTATAAAGTTAGCAAGTTTTATTCAAGTGTCGGCAAAGAAAGGAACTAGAGAGCTGATTTTGCAGGGAAAATTATCGGATCAAGTAGAGTGGCTTCCTGATTCGATAGGGAAGCTTTCGAATTTGATCACATTGGATTTGTCGGAAAATAGGATTGCAGGGTTGCCAGAATCTATAGGGGGGCTATCCTCGTTAAAAACGTTGGATTTACATGGAAATAGAATCAGTGAAATACCCGGATCCATCGGGGATTTGCTTTCCCTTGTTAATCTTGATTTGAGAGGAAACCAGTTAAAATCACTGCCTTTGACCATTACCAGATTAGTTCGTTTGCAAGATCTTGATTTGAGCTCTAATGCGATCTCCGTGCTTCCAGACACAATTGGATCGTTGGTCAGTCTCAAGAAATTGAATGTCGAAACCAACGATATCGAGGAAATCCCACATACGATTGGCCAATGTACTTCACTCGTGGAGCTTCACGCAGACTATAATCGGCTTAAAGCCCTCCCTGAAGCAGTAGGACGAATTGAAACTTTGGAGATTCTAACCTTGCGGTACAATAACATTAAACAGTTGCCCACGACTATGGCCTCCTTGTCAAGCTTAAGAGAGCTCAATGCTAGTTTCAACGAGCTTGAATATGTCCCTGAGAGCTTATGCCTTGCTACAACTCTCGTACGGTTGAACATAAGCAACAACTTTGCCGATTTGCAATCTCTGCCAAGATCCATTGGAAACCTTGAAATGCTAGAGGAGTTGGACATGAGCAATAACCAAATAAGAGTCCTTCCAGACTCATTTAGAATGCTATCTCAGCTGCGCGTCTTGAAAGTTGAGGGAAATCCTCTGTTGGAGCCGCCGAGAAAAGTAATTGAAGAAGGAGCTCAG GCTGTTGTTCAGTACATGGCTAACCTTTATGCACAGAAGGATGTCAAGTCGCAGCCAGCCAAGCAAAAAAAATTATGGGCTCAGTTGTGCTTCTTTTCAACATCTAACAAACGTAAGCGCGATGGTGTGGGCTATGCTAAAGCGTAA
- the LOC142549433 gene encoding plant intracellular Ras-group-related LRR protein 4-like isoform X2, with protein MTLGPPTTTVDDVVEEIMRIHRSLPARPAIEEVEAARTLIQNVEREDQLRLEGIAKQIKGKDVPQELFDILLEMQRNMVHFQSKDIKREALKLLDLEGVHLFFGDLIQRATKCLPMSSGSQSRDLSDVSLATTSSFFTNSLNSPLTTVTSPSSSSFYNEKESVKASEVLFAKDDSYLNKPITAFHVSGSEGIVPRNRAVDVLNVPQHVDSTLKQGQEGEKLSLIKLASFIQVSAKKGTRELILQGKLSDQVEWLPDSIGKLSNLITLDLSENRIAGLPESIGGLSSLKTLDLHGNRISEIPGSIGDLLSLVNLDLRGNQLKSLPLTITRLVRLQDLDLSSNAISVLPDTIGSLVSLKKLNVETNDIEEIPHTIGQCTSLVELHADYNRLKALPEAVGRIETLEILTLRYNNIKQLPTTMASLSSLRELNASFNELEYVPESLCLATTLVRLNISNNFADLQSLPRSIGNLEMLEELDMSNNQIRVLPDSFRMLSQLRVLKVEGNPLLEPPRKVIEEGAQAVVQYMANLYAQKDVKSQPAKQKKLWAQLCFFSTSNKRANR; from the exons ATGACGTTGGGCCCGCCCACGACAACAGTAGACGACGTGGTGGAAGAGATAATGAGAATCCATAGATCATTACCGGCCCGGCCCGCAATAGAAGAGGTTGAAGCAGCTAGAACTTTGATTCAGAATGTGGAGAGGGAAGATCAGTTGAGATTGGAGGGTATTGCGAAGCAAATCAAAGGAAAAGACGTCCCACAAGAATTGTTCGATATCTTGCTGGAGATGCAGCGAAATATGGTCCATTTCCAGAGCAAGGACATTAAGAGGGAGGCTCTGAAACTGTTGGATCTGGAGGGCGTACACTTATTTTTTGGTGATTTGATTCAGAGAGCTACCAAATGCTTGCCTATGAGTTCAGGTTCTCAATCGAGAGATTTGAGCGATGTGTCCTTGGCTACCACTTCTTCTTTCTTCACCAACAGTTTGAATTCTCCATTGACAACGGTCACTTCACCGTCTTCTTCGAGTTTCTATAATGAGAAGGAGAGCGTGAAGGCTTCGGAGGTGTTGTTTGCTAAAGATGATAGTTATTTGAACAAGCCGATCACGGCCTTTCATGTAAGTGGAAGTGAGGGAATTGTGCCCAGGAATCGAGCTGTAGATGTATTGAATGTGCCACAACATGTAGATTCCACTCTGAAACAAG GACAAGAGGGGGAAAAACTCAGTCTTATAAAGTTAGCAAGTTTTATTCAAGTGTCGGCAAAGAAAGGAACTAGAGAGCTGATTTTGCAGGGAAAATTATCGGATCAAGTAGAGTGGCTTCCTGATTCGATAGGGAAGCTTTCGAATTTGATCACATTGGATTTGTCGGAAAATAGGATTGCAGGGTTGCCAGAATCTATAGGGGGGCTATCCTCGTTAAAAACGTTGGATTTACATGGAAATAGAATCAGTGAAATACCCGGATCCATCGGGGATTTGCTTTCCCTTGTTAATCTTGATTTGAGAGGAAACCAGTTAAAATCACTGCCTTTGACCATTACCAGATTAGTTCGTTTGCAAGATCTTGATTTGAGCTCTAATGCGATCTCCGTGCTTCCAGACACAATTGGATCGTTGGTCAGTCTCAAGAAATTGAATGTCGAAACCAACGATATCGAGGAAATCCCACATACGATTGGCCAATGTACTTCACTCGTGGAGCTTCACGCAGACTATAATCGGCTTAAAGCCCTCCCTGAAGCAGTAGGACGAATTGAAACTTTGGAGATTCTAACCTTGCGGTACAATAACATTAAACAGTTGCCCACGACTATGGCCTCCTTGTCAAGCTTAAGAGAGCTCAATGCTAGTTTCAACGAGCTTGAATATGTCCCTGAGAGCTTATGCCTTGCTACAACTCTCGTACGGTTGAACATAAGCAACAACTTTGCCGATTTGCAATCTCTGCCAAGATCCATTGGAAACCTTGAAATGCTAGAGGAGTTGGACATGAGCAATAACCAAATAAGAGTCCTTCCAGACTCATTTAGAATGCTATCTCAGCTGCGCGTCTTGAAAGTTGAGGGAAATCCTCTGTTGGAGCCGCCGAGAAAAGTAATTGAAGAAGGAGCTCAG GCTGTTGTTCAGTACATGGCTAACCTTTATGCACAGAAGGATGTCAAGTCGCAGCCAGCCAAGCAAAAAAAATTATGGGCTCAGTTGTGCTTCTTTTCAACATCTAACAAAC GAGCAAACAGATGA
- the LOC142550257 gene encoding uncharacterized protein LOC142550257 produces MLKLCLGSLGVWTPPYFSISSKTSEVMWDHLKKVYNQSDAARMFHLEFQVGELSQGNMSIQEFYSNFENLWAECTDIVYANVPPEGLIVVHKVHEISKRGQFLMKLKGEFEAIRSNLMTRDPVPLLDICVGELLRKKNGSLHWLSWSRKLKILLQYQFIRCSREV; encoded by the coding sequence ATGCTCAAATTATGTCTTGGATCCTTGGGAGTGTGGACCCCTCCATACTTCTCAATCTCAAGTAAGACTTCTGAAGTAATGTGGGATCACTTGAAGAAAGTTTATAACCAAAGCGACGCAGCACGAATGTTTCATTTGGAATTCCAGGTGGGAGAACTCAGTCAAGGGAACATGTCAATCCAGGAGTTTTATTCTAACTTTGAGAATCTTTGGGCTGAGTGCACTGATATTGTGTATGCAAATGTACCTCCTGAAGGACTTATTGTTGTACACAAAGTACATGAGATTAGCAAGCGTGGCCAGTTTTTAATGAAGTTAAAAGGAGAGTTTGAAGCAATCAGATCCAACCTGATGACCAGAGATCCAGTTCCTTTATTGGATATTTGTGTAGGAGAGCTTCTCAGGAAGAAGAATGGCTCATTACACTGGCTGTCATGGAGCAGAAAGCTCAAAATTCTACTCCAATACCAGTTCATACGCTGCTCAAGGGAAGTCTAA